Proteins from one Roseovarius nanhaiticus genomic window:
- the ccmB gene encoding heme exporter protein CcmB, which produces MIALLMRDMRLAVRAGGGFGLGLAFFLIVVTLVPFAVGPRGDLHSLIAPGILWLGALLACLLSLDRIFALDHEDGSLDLLATAPLPLEALTAIKALAHWLTTGLPLVIVAPALAVLLNMPGAGYLPLTLSLALGTPALSVIGTFGAALTVGIRRGGLLLSLLVLPLYVPTLIFGAEAARRGAEGLDYTMPLLMLAGITCGTIALLPFASAAVVRVNLR; this is translated from the coding sequence GTGATCGCGCTATTGATGCGGGACATGCGCCTTGCGGTGCGGGCAGGGGGCGGGTTTGGCCTTGGCCTCGCATTCTTCCTGATCGTCGTCACGCTGGTGCCTTTTGCCGTTGGCCCGCGCGGCGATCTGCATAGCCTTATCGCGCCGGGTATCCTGTGGCTTGGCGCGCTTCTGGCATGCCTGCTATCGCTCGACCGGATCTTTGCGCTCGATCATGAGGACGGCTCGCTTGACCTGCTGGCCACCGCGCCGCTGCCCTTGGAGGCGCTGACGGCAATCAAGGCGCTGGCGCATTGGCTGACCACGGGCCTGCCGCTGGTCATCGTGGCGCCTGCGCTGGCGGTTCTTCTGAACATGCCGGGCGCCGGGTATTTGCCGCTGACCCTGTCGCTGGCATTGGGGACACCGGCCCTCAGCGTGATCGGCACCTTCGGCGCGGCGCTGACGGTGGGCATCCGGCGAGGCGGATTGCTCCTGTCGCTCTTGGTGTTGCCGCTTTACGTCCCTACATTGATCTTCGGCGCCGAGGCGGCGCGCCGCGGTGCCGAAGGGCTGGATTATACCATGCCGCTCCTGATGCTGGCCGGCATCACCTGCGGCACCATCGCGCTCTTGCCCTTCGCCTCGGCTGCGGTAGTAAGGGTCAACCTGCGATAG